CTTTATTCTGTTGAGTTTTTCACATTGTGTGGAGAAATAAGAATGAAGCAGCTCTTTTAAGATGAGGTAGTTAAAGTAAAGTTGTAAATCAAATCTCACTTCCTCAAAAGGGGAGGGCGTTGGTTTCACATTACCGGCTTCCTTTGCACGCTACATGTCCCTTTCCAGTGGCTGAAGGTACACGATGGTGTGACTAGAGTGAGAGATGAAACACGCATACATGCAACAACTcgcattcatgtgtgtgtaagagagaagTCACAgccaagataaaaaaaaaaaaagatttacgACATGCAGACATGCACGCCACCATGACTGACAGATTGACAGTTAAAGGAAATAAgttacaacacaaacaataatgACTGCATTTATTACAACATTTGtctggagaaataaaaacaagaaacataATTAATTTTTATGGTCACATTCATTGGTattaaatgtttctttgttttttttttattgttggacAATTGTATTTATCTAGTAGTGGGAAAGGTTGTGTTACACAAGTCACATGACACTGCATGTTTCACAGTAGAAAATGATTAACTTATGACAAACTCTGATTGGTACATTTCAGCATGGAATTGATTGGATATCTCTGTCTTCTGTGGTTACATAATAGCTTGCCTCCTGAATGCAGCTTGAACTCCCTGCGGAATTTAAACacgcactcactctcacacacactcatttaaaGCCACTCCTTAACATCAGGCACCATTAGCTCTTCCAACAGGCAAGGCTGCAGGACGGAGAGAAAGCAATGAGCCAGGGAGCCATGAGGGAGTGGTTTCCAACACTGGGGCTGGTCGCCTTACTGTGCTGCCTCAGTCTGGGGCCCGTTGAGGGGGGAAAGGTGCTAGTTGTGCCAATGGATGGAAGCCACTGGCTTAGCATGAAGATTCTGGTGAAGGAGCTCGCCCGCAGGGGACATGACGTCTTGGTGCTGGTGCCTGAAAGCAGCCTGTTGATCCGAGAGTCAGAGTCCTTCAAGACTGAGGTCTACCCCGTGCAATACACCAAAGCTGAGATGGATGGATCATTCAGAGAACTATCAGACGGGGTTTTCGTCAAGCCACCAGATATCACAGATATGTTTGTCAATGTGCAGCGCTTCGTTGACTTTACTACACTACAGCTGAAAGGTTGTGAGAGTTTGCTGAACAACCAGCAACTAATGAGTCAACTGAGAGAAAAGGGCTTCGATATGGTGCTTACAGACCCCTTCCTTCCCTGCGGTTCCATCCTGGCTCGTGTTTTTTCTATTCCTGCTGTGTATTTCCTGCGTGGACTTCCATGTCAGCTGGATTTGAGAGCAAACCGATGCCCCATTCCTGCTTCTTATATTCCTTCTGCCTTCTCTGGAAATACAAACGTCATGACCTTCCCGCAGAGAGTCAAGAACATGCTCATGTCTGTTATGGACTTGTATATGTGCAAAGTACTCTTTGGCCACTACGATGAAATGGTCAGCAGGTATTTTGGGGAAGACATGACCTACATGGATCTTATTAGTCACGGTGCTATCTGGCTTCTCAGATATGATTTTGTTTATGAATGGCCCAAGCCTATCATGCCAAACATGGTCTTCATTGGAGGAATCAACTGTGCTAATAGCGCCCCTCTGCCAGCAGTGAGTATGCAAAGAATGTATTTCAGAATAAATAAGCGGGCAACACATATGGATTCACTTTTAGCCAAACACGTGTTCATGCTTTTGAGTTGGGCCAGAGCAAAATATAGAGAGAGTGAAAATCAGAGAAGTGGCACTAATTGTTAGTTTAATTTGCTAAATGGCCATGTTATACAATACTAAAGGAGTGACTCATAGTAATTACCTATTGGAGAATAATAATCAGTTGATTGTGTTGCTCTTTAATCCCTTTAATACCTCTAGTACTGTTTCAGctaaactgttttgtttgttttcatcagctGACTAAACTGAACTGATGAAAAATAGTTGACCGTAAATACTGGAGatactttgtcacattttgttgattttgggAACAAGACTGTTATGCACTCAGTAACTCTTTGCAAAAGCGATGTTCAAAATAACATTGCAATGTGAAAACATGTGCAGTTTATCTGTTAGTCAGCTTGGTATTAATACGCACTTGGTGTGTACGCACTTTTGATTTAAATATAGAGGGAAAACGTTTCAGcaaaacactgaaatgattACATGATGACTTCAAGGAGTGTGAATCAGAATGAATCAAGGTTTGATTGACATGACTGTAAAAGAACAGGTTTGTTTGCACTTCTGGTAgaatcagtgagtgagtgagtgaaatcTGTGTAAGCACTGATTCCTTGACTATGGCTAATCTTATCTTAGAAAAAAGAGAAGGGTGAGGggaccctctgtgtgtgtctctccaaTATGCTGAAACTTAAGTggattaaatacattttctttagcTTGTGCATGTTTGTCTTTGCTGATGAGATTAACTATTCGTGATGACTTAGCTTCATACATTACATGTAGGTTAAACTATAGACTCTTTTttgagtgagtgtttgtttctTCTCAAAACTCCCTGTAGGACGTGGCAGAGTTTGTGGAGGGCTCAGGTGACGACGGATTTATCGTCTTCACTCTGGGATCGATGGTGTCCAAAATGCCCGCGGAGAAGGCTCAACAGTTCGTTGAAGCCTTTCGACAAATTCCCCAAAGGGTAACAATAAACCATTGAAATGAAATCAGCCCTCATTAGAACATGCCACTCATGTCATGATGGACACATTTGCTTGCAAATAGAATGTTAGAGATGCAGAGGTGTTACTTATGTTTCAGGTTTTGTGGAGATACACTGGAGTCCCACTTGTGGATGTGCCCAAGAACGTCAAGCTCATGAAGTGGCTACCTCAGAACGATCTCTTAGGTAAGGTTTACGTTTAGCCAGACAAATGTATGAGGTGGAGCTATAACGTAATTAATTATTCCAACTAAAACACGTAAAATTGCCAAAACATCAATTTTGATTCACAATCATTTTCATATGAAGGTGTTCGAAGCCTGTTGTAATTGTTATTAACAAACCATTACCTGGATATTCCTTTGGAAATAAGTTGCTAAATAAAAACTTATTAACACACTTACCTTCATTTCACCAAGGTGGAACTTGCAATAGAAATAAGCTCCTATTATGCAATTTTTACAATGTTGTTAATGCACTGTAGTGTAAAATGTCACCAAATCAATTTCCTGCACAATGTTttagaaacattttttaactgttGAAACAATAATTTTAAGAGTGGAGTTTTAAACTCTTAATTAAGACTGTGACATTTGCTCCTCAGCCCATCCCAAGGCCAAACTCTTCATCACTCACGGAGGCACGCACGGTATCTACGAGGGCATGTGCAATGCTGTGCCCATGCTGATGTTTCCACTGTTTGGGGACCAGGGAGACAACGTGCATCACATGGTGTCGCGTGGCGTGGCAGAGGAGCTCAGCATCCATTATATGACCACAGACAAACTATTGGCAGCACTGAAAAACATCATCCAGGATAAAAGGTGAGTTGTGCAGTACCTTCGAAAACGATGCAGTAAGGTAGCCTATGATTGGGTTTTACTTAACAGACAAAGGGAAATATGTCAAAGATAAGTTCATGAAGATGGCGTGCATACCTTTCTTGTTTAAAGTGGTAAATTGAAGTGTTTAGGTTGTGTCATGTACCTCGTGCTCTGCAGTCATTTTTAATTCTACAAATCATagcatttaatgtgtttatattaCATATCCCAAGCATGCTGAAGTTTTTTGTTGTAGTCCTTTCTCGTCATTAGGACTCCCTTATTTTTGTTATTGCCGCTGGTGCAATTGAAGGGAAAGCTATCTTCAGAGACACGTAcatcttttacattacattacagtactAACCGTAATGTCTGTGGTAATTATAAGTTGGCAGTCACAGTGTGTGCtactttattttcctcctcagcTACAAAGAGAGGAGCGTGGCGTTGTCTGAGATACACCTGGATCGTCCCCTGCAGCCTTTGGAACAGGCTGTTTTCTGGACCGAGTTTGTCATTAGACACAAAGGGGCTGCTCATTTAAGAGTAGCTGCACACGATCTGAACTGGATTCAGTACCACAGCCTGGATGTCATTGGCTTTTTGATCGCCATCCTCGTAATTGTTATGTGGGTGACACTGAAATCCTGCTTGTTCTGCACCCGTATGATTTGCAGAAAGGGACTTAGAAAGACAAAATCGGAgtagaatgtttttttgttttttttaaagcaatattgatttgattatatAAAATCTGCAATGAAGTGAATGATGTTGATTGAGGGTGTTTTCACCCAGATGTATATTTGTTAGTCAAATTCAGGGTGCCATTACtgcaactttttaaaatgtgcgaTACTGGTGAAAATTGACTGCACATTTTCTCTTGTTAGCTCAAGTTCTCATCCATGCACTGAACTACATTCAACAATTCTGTCACATGAAGTCATTTTCTCCAAAAGCTTCAACTGAGCCGGTTTTTCGAGATGATTCTCTCCTGGTCTATTTAGACCAGGGCTTGGTGGACCACATCTTCTAGTATGATGATACCACCTGTATCTGTAAGGGACTGTGTACTGTATGAATAATCTCTTTCAGAAAAGGACAATCATGACAATTACTTGCATTTTATCTGAAATGATTAATGATATATACTATATTtgtataattttctttttttttttaaatgtactttcgGTCATTACTTGTCCATTCATATGAGTTTCTTCCTCATAAGAATCAGTGGTGAACAATTACTAATATATTAAACTtgtcaataaagtttaaattgGCTTGATTTCCTGACCTGCCATCATGCCAATAACAGAGATCACACAGATTGATATTAACATAAATATTCTCAGGTTAAACGTGTACTTCTTCTTTGGATGCTGAAATGCTTCCACCTAGTGGACAGTAGAAATTATACAACTGAATGTATGGCtctttttgttcttgtgttCAGTTCtgaaaaatgtgcatcataaaATCCTAGTATGAAGCGTTTAGGAGATGCCAATCCTCCAAAATCCAGGTTGAAGGATACACTTGCTTCATTTGATTTCATTCAATTGACTTTCAGTGTACAatttaacagcaaaaaaaaactttttgttttcagtaaatgttgctGAAGGTTTCACACACTGACTTTTAACAACTTATATCGTGCCTTAAAACCTGCGACTCTTTTGATAAACATACTTTGTACCAGGTGCCTGTTAAACGACAGAGCTTATCAACTTGTTTCCTTCAAAGACACTTAAAAGTGCTTCCAACAGCAGAAATAACACATTAGAGCTATTTTTGTTCCAAAAACTAAAGACATGACAGTTAAAGTAAAGACAGATGCTCACGTGAATAGTTAAGCAGAATGCCATTCCTCCAAAGTCCAGGACCAGACGTGTTTAAATCGAAGCCTAACCTTGTGGTTACGGTTTAACACTTTTGACTCGTAAGAATTATATAATGCCTTAAATGGACTGAACTGGAATAATCTTTTAAATTGCAGTTGATTGGCTGCAACCTGGCTGTATTTAATTTCCtgtgaatgttgtgtttgttgttcgtTCCCCTGTACGCATATCCagaaatgtgatatatttttaatattaataatttggAAGGGATACACAATGATTTATTAGTGACAGACCTCAAGGACAAACGTATGTAGAACTATGATTGACCAGTAATGTTTATGAGTGAAGATGAACAAAGGTCTCTCTGGCTTTAATGTGTCCTGCAGCAAAGATGATGTAATTTACAGCACGTGTCAAACCTAAAGCCCACAGGTCACATCTGGTCTGCCACACAAAGGCACTCTGCCCTCGAGATAA
This genomic interval from Solea solea chromosome 2, fSolSol10.1, whole genome shotgun sequence contains the following:
- the LOC131454639 gene encoding UDP-glucuronosyltransferase-like: MSQGAMREWFPTLGLVALLCCLSLGPVEGGKVLVVPMDGSHWLSMKILVKELARRGHDVLVLVPESSLLIRESESFKTEVYPVQYTKAEMDGSFRELSDGVFVKPPDITDMFVNVQRFVDFTTLQLKGCESLLNNQQLMSQLREKGFDMVLTDPFLPCGSILARVFSIPAVYFLRGLPCQLDLRANRCPIPASYIPSAFSGNTNVMTFPQRVKNMLMSVMDLYMCKVLFGHYDEMVSRYFGEDMTYMDLISHGAIWLLRYDFVYEWPKPIMPNMVFIGGINCANSAPLPADVAEFVEGSGDDGFIVFTLGSMVSKMPAEKAQQFVEAFRQIPQRVLWRYTGVPLVDVPKNVKLMKWLPQNDLLAHPKAKLFITHGGTHGIYEGMCNAVPMLMFPLFGDQGDNVHHMVSRGVAEELSIHYMTTDKLLAALKNIIQDKSYKERSVALSEIHLDRPLQPLEQAVFWTEFVIRHKGAAHLRVAAHDLNWIQYHSLDVIGFLIAILVIVMWVTLKSCLFCTRMICRKGLRKTKSE